The Penicillium digitatum chromosome 6, complete sequence genome contains the following window.
AGTCATGGCAAGTCTCTGGCTTACGAGGCTCTGGTAGCCTGGGTAGTTAACTAGAATCTCATTCGAGTTCCGTTCGGAACTTAGAGACCTCTTGTGTGTAGTGTATATTATGATCGCTGAAAATGGATCGAGGAATAGGTAGAACGTGAATTGATGATGGTTCTGTACTTCGAGAAGGACTGGCTCGGGGTCATCTATGCCTTTGGGGTTACTATATACAATTGAAAAGGCAATTAATCACTGCGATCAACCCGTTCTTTGTATTCTTTGTTACTTTACCGGCCCTCGTCTGGAGTGAACCCAGGTCTTGGGATTAAAGAGACATGAATCTCAACAAAGAAGCAAGCATGTATCTAGTCAGTGTTGATGTGTTGAGTCTTGAGTTTTGTTGCTGTATTCTCGGACTAAAAGTATCGTCTTCGGAAAAATTTTCTCCGAGCAAGAGATATTTACAGATCAATAGATGATTAATGATACTACTGGTTGACAATAAATTGCCCATTTTCGCGAATATCCCGACTGGAGCTTCCGACATAAACAGTAAAGATGCCACTAGGAACAACCCATTTCTGTATCGGCACGTCCCAGTAGCTCAAGTCCCGCCGAGTGAGCTCAAAAGTAGCCGTCCCCGGCTCTCCCGGTTGGAGATTCAGCTTCTGGAACCCTCGCAGTTGCTTGGGAGGAGTGCTTGGGACAGAATCCGGAAGACCAAGATAGAGCTGAGCAACCTCGGCACCAGCGACCTCGCCAATGTTCTGGACAGTGACAGAGATAGTGCCGACTGACTCGAAAAGGTCCTCTGCCCCACCAGGAACAATGCGTCCACTTGATGCCCCAGCTTTACCGGAAATACTAACCACAAGTCCAACGTAGTTGAAGGTCGTGTACGATAAGCCATAGCCAAACTCATAGCGCGGGGCAATGTCATTCTTGTCGAAGTGGCGGTAATCAACGAACAGATCCTCGACAAAATTGTCGTCTAGCTCAGTGGTCCAGCCGGCTCCATAGTCTGAAGACTGCTTGGCGATCGTGTATGGGAGCTTGCCGCTTGGAGAGGTACTGCCATAAATCACATCAACGAGGGCGTTTCCGCTTTCTTGGCCTGGTAGCCCGGCCCAAACAACTGCTTTCACTGAGGGCTGGGCTAAAACGGTCTCGAGAATAATGGGCCCCACGCTGTGTATGACGACTATCACATTCTTGTTCACTGCTGCGACGGACTTGACAAGGTTGTTTCCGTTGTGCCAGGGATCTAAATCGTTTCTATCGCCAACGTTGCCCTCCACTGTAATGTAACTGGGCGGGATGTTAGTGATTGTCAATACATCATGGGTGCGGTGATGCAATTCCGACTCACCCTTCACCGCTGTCTGCATTGATGAACACCACGGCAGTCTCTGCCGCTGCGGCAGCCGAAGCTGCAGCTGTAGTGCTATCGGTTGTACTCTGGAAAAGTTCCGTACCGTCTTTCCTGGCCTGGACTCGGATCGCATCAAGAGGACCAACGAGGTACTAGAGTGGTATCGTCAGTGTTTCAATTCTGGGACTGATCTGCTGGCATTGGCTTGCTTACAGGGAACTCCGACGTGCCGCTGCCCCAACCCATAGCTAGCGTGCCATTGTTGCAGCCGCGATCTGAGCATGCATTGGGACCACTGGGGTTGACGATAGCATCCTGTCCAATGATTGCAAGGCTCTTCGGTtgctgaagaggaagagcgcGTTCCTTGTTCTTCAATAAGACAATGGAATCACGGGCAACCGTGCGGGCGACAGTCGCATGGTCTCCTGTGACGTCGACACTGGCTCTACCACCGTTCCATGAGCCGAAAGACACCTCGGGGTAGCCTTGGTCCTGATCGAGAAGATACCAAGCTGCTAGGATACGCGTTGCCATATCGTCCAAACGTGATTGGGGCACAGAGTTATTGGTAACGGCCTGCAAGAGATTTGGTCCCCAGAAGATACTGCCAGGTGGCGTATTGAAGTCACTTCCAGGCATCGTCATATCGAGCCCAGCCAAAGCACTGTTGACACCAGTGTGCTGCGCGTTCCAGTCGGTCATAATGTAACCAGGGAAACCTAGCTCCTTTTTCATGAGGTCATTCAAGAGAGAATCATTCTCACAGGCCCAAGTCTCATTCAGTTTGTTATAGGAACACATGACAGATGCGACATTTGCCTTAACTGCGTTCATGAACGGCCATACATACAGCTCATGCGTCGCACGGTCGCCGATGTTAGAGCTCACTGTTTCGCGCCTGTGCTCCTGCTCATTCCCGAGCCAGTGCTTTTATCATGGTCAGAACGGACGAgtaagagtggagtggtgGCGAGCTTACCTTGGCGCAGGCCTGAACGCCCGAATCTTGCATACCCTGAATTGTCTCTTCCATAGCTACTCCACTGAGATACGGGTCGACTGAGAACCCTTCCCAGTCCCTACCACCATCGGGATTCTTTCCTAGAGGACCAGCGACTGGCCCTAGCTGGACATGGACACCCAGACCTTTAGCTTCTTTACCTATTGCAGCACCGCGCGCGTACAACAAGCTACGATCCCAAGTTGCTCCTGCGTTAATACCCGCAGGGAAAGCTGTAACGGGGTTGGCAAAACGAATTCCCAACGGCGAGTCCTGTAAACACAAGGAGGGATAATCGATGGAGCTGGCGGCATATGTGTTGCCCACGCAGGGTCCTCCTTCCCACCCAACACCAGTGGCAATGCCGACCTTTTCAGTCTGATTTAGCTTCAGAAGTGCTGCTTGtgcctttgaataggccGCATCCCAGCCAGCAGATCCCGAGCCATAGGCATCAGCCACAACACTGAATGCCAGAACAGAGAGAAGAAGGTTCCGCATAGTGCCGTCTGTCGTGGATGGTTGCTTGGGAATTTCCTGCTGATCAGACGGCACAGGCATGCCCTTTATAAACCCCCATGTAGGATAATTGGGCTTAAATTCCCGTGGCCTGCaatgccccccccccccccccccccccccccccccccccctagTCCCCAACGCCGGCCTAGGTGCAGATTTGAAACCCATGGCCAGAATGAAGGG
Protein-coding sequences here:
- a CDS encoding putative beta-glucosidase L; its protein translation is MPVPSDQQEIPKQPSTTDGTMRNLLLSVLAFSVVADAYGSGSAGWDAAYSKAQAALLKLNQTEKVGIATGVGWEGGPCVGNTYAASSIDYPSLCLQDSPLGIRFANPVTAFPAGINAGATWDRSLLYARGAAIGKEAKGLGVHVQLGPVAGPLGKNPDGGRDWEGFSVDPYLSGVAMEETIQGMQDSGVQACAKHWLGNEQEHRRETVSSNIGDRATHELYVWPFMNAVKANVASVMCSYNKLNETWACENDSLLNDLMKKELGFPGYIMTDWNAQHTGVNSALAGLDMTMPGSDFNTPPGSIFWGPNLLQAVTNNSVPQSRLDDMATRILAAWYLLDQDQGYPEVSFGSWNGGRASVDVTGDHATVARTVARDSIVLLKNKERALPLQQPKSLAIIGQDAIVNPSGPNACSDRGCNNGTLAMGWGSGTSEFPYLVGPLDAIRVQARKDGTELFQSTTDSTTAAASAAAAAETAVVFINADSGEGYITVEGNVGDRNDLDPWHNGNNLVKSVAAVNKNVIVVIHSVGPIILETVLAQPSVKAVVWAGLPGQESGNALVDVIYGSTSPSGKLPYTIAKQSSDYGAGWTTELDDNFVEDLFVDYRHFDKNDIAPRYEFGYGLSYTTFNYVGLVVSISGKAGASSGRIVPGGAEDLFESVGTISVTVQNIGEVAGAEVAQLYLGLPDSVPSTPPKQLRGFQKLNLQPGEPGTATFELTRRDLSYWDVPIQKWVVPSGIFTVYVGSSSRDIRENGQFIVNQ